The Cystobacter fuscus DSM 2262 region GCCCCGAGCAGGTACGGCTCGACGCGCGCGGCCTCCTGGGCCGCCAGGGCGATCAACGAGCCCACGAAGGGCGTGGTGCTGGGCTCGCCGAAGCGCAGCGCGAAGGTGCGCCGGCCCGAGCGCATGGGGGTGCGGTCCACCGTGTCATCCACGATGGCGCAGATCTCCATGGTGAGCAGCAGCACGGGCAGGAAGCGGCGGTGCACGGCCTGGATGCCCCCCGACGCCTCCGCCGTGGCCAGGAACATGAGCGGCAGCAGCATGAACGACGGCTGGGGGTTGTCGCGCACCACCGTGTCGTAGAAGGGCCGCAGCGCCTCGGGCACGGGCAGGGTGTGCAGCGAGCGCCGGGCGTCCTCCACCAGGGGCACGAAGACCTCGCGCCGGCGGGCGAACACGCCCTGGAACATCTGCGGGTACTGCAGGGTGACCAGATCCTTGTTCATTCGCCGTCTCCCAACCCGAGCGCGGGGAGGACTTCCTCCAGCCGGGACGTCACCGTGAACAGCGTCTCGACGCGCGCGTGCGCGAAGCCCTCGCGCGCCACCGCCTCGGCCAGGGCCACCAGGGGCTGGAAGAAGCCCCGGATGTCCAGCAGCACGATGGGCTTGTCCATCATCCGCATCTGTTTCCAGCTGATGACCTCGAGCGCCTCCTCCAGGGTGCCAAAGCCCCCCGGCAGCACCACGAAGGCATCCGAGCGCTCCGCCATCTGGCGCTTGCGCTCGTGGAGATCCTCCGTCCAGACGAGCTCGCTCAAGCCCCGGTGGGCCACCTCGTAGCGCTCCAGTCCCCGGGGCATCACCCCGACGACCCGCCCCCCCCGGGCCAGCGCCGCGTCCGCGACCGCGCCCATCATTCCCACGCGGGCGCCTCCGTAGACCAATTGCAATTGCCGATCCGCCAGGAGGGCACCCAGGGCGGAGGCCGTGCTCAGGTGCACTTCATGCACACCTGGCGCGGAGCCACAGAAGACACAAACGGATTTCGTCATGACTCGGCGAGACGGCGAGGGTGGGTCAAAACGGGGGAGGGGGGTTCCGAGTACCCCATTGTCTACTTGAATGGGACCGGACCACAACGGGCATGTCGGTGAGCTGACGCCACAGGTCATTTCCGCTATCGACCAGCAGACGTGTAGCGGCAGGCCACCACCGAGGGCTGCTCCACCGGACGCCCCTCCTGGAGGGACCGGGCCAGACGCACCCACCGGGCAGGTGTCCAGGAGAGAGGCGTGGCCGAGAACGTCGCCTCGCCCGCGAGGTAGCCAGGCGGCCCCATAGGGGGTCGCGGCACCCACACCTGCCCGGGCAGCATCCGCCCCTCGTTGTCGGAGAACATGCGTACCTCTTTCGAGTTGGACTCCGGCAAGGGAGGCACGAACGAGGTGGAGCGCAAGCCGTCCCGCGCGCTCTCGCGGCCCGACTGTCAGCGGTAGCGCTGGGACAGCTCGTCGATGCGTCGCAGCTCGTCCGCGGACAGGGTGAAACCCATGGTGCCCACGTTCTCCTCGGCGTGCCGCCGCTTGGTGGCCCCCGGGATGGCGACCACCGTGTCGCCGTGGAAGGCGCACAACCAGTTGAGCGCCACCTGCGAGGGGGTGGCGCCGTGCGCGGTGGCGATCTTCTTGAGTTCCTCGATCAGCGGCCGGCTCTGCTCCATCCCCTTGAGGCGGAAGTTCGGCAGGAACTTGCGTGGGCCCACGCGGCTCTTGATGAGCGAGGGATCATCGTGGAACTTGCCCGACAAGAGCCCCTGGGCCAGTGGCGAGTAGGCGATGATCGTGATGCCCAGCTCCTTGGCGGCGGCGAGCACGCCGTTGGACTCGATCCTCCGGTCCAACAGGCTGTACTGCATCTGGTTGGAGACGAGCGGCACCCCCCGGCGGGCGAGCGCGGCGTGCGTCGCGCGCATCTTCTTCTCGGAGAAATTGCTCACGCCCACCGTGCGGATCTTCCCCTCCTGCACCAGCTTCGCCATCTGCTCGGCCTGGGCGTCGACCGTGGCGAACGCGTAGGGCTGGTGGATCTGATGCAGATCAATGCCGAAGGGGCTCAACGCGGAGAGCCGCTCGCCGATCGTCGCGCCGATGCTGGAGGCCAGCCGCGCGATGGGCAGCCACTTGGTCGCGACGACGACGTCGCCCGGCTTCTTGCCCAGACGCGTCAGGGCGGCGGCGAGTGCCT contains the following coding sequences:
- a CDS encoding TIGR00730 family Rossman fold protein; this encodes MTKSVCVFCGSAPGVHEVHLSTASALGALLADRQLQLVYGGARVGMMGAVADAALARGGRVVGVMPRGLERYEVAHRGLSELVWTEDLHERKRQMAERSDAFVVLPGGFGTLEEALEVISWKQMRMMDKPIVLLDIRGFFQPLVALAEAVAREGFAHARVETLFTVTSRLEEVLPALGLGDGE
- a CDS encoding aldo/keto reductase, with amino-acid sequence MEKLRRLGRSDIEISPIGLGCWQFSAGVGLVGGFWEALPPPLVEEIIDASLQGGINWFDTAEAYGNGRSEQALAAALTRLGKKPGDVVVATKWLPIARLASSIGATIGERLSALSPFGIDLHQIHQPYAFATVDAQAEQMAKLVQEGKIRTVGVSNFSEKKMRATHAALARRGVPLVSNQMQYSLLDRRIESNGVLAAAKELGITIIAYSPLAQGLLSGKFHDDPSLIKSRVGPRKFLPNFRLKGMEQSRPLIEELKKIATAHGATPSQVALNWLCAFHGDTVVAIPGATKRRHAEENVGTMGFTLSADELRRIDELSQRYR